Proteins found in one Thiohalobacter sp. genomic segment:
- a CDS encoding TrkH family potassium uptake protein — translation MQLVAIQRILGLLLILFSSTMLPPVVVSLVYDDGSAAPFLDAFGLILLAGLIFWLPVRRHQRELRLRDGFLVVVLFWAVLGLVGAVPFALSENPHMSLTDSVFESLSGLTTTGATVITGIDHLPPSILFYRQELQWLGGMGIIVLAVAVLPMLGIGGMQLYRAETPGPMKDSKLTPRITETAKALWYIYLSLTVACALAYWLAGMEPFDAIAHSFSTVAIGGFSTHDLSIGYFQNQLIETVAVVFMLLSGINFALHFTAWRALSLRPYAADSEVRTYFAVLGGAALITVAYLAYTETFDDWSDTLHHGIFQVVSIGTTTGFTTTAYHVWPGFLPVLLLFISFIGGCAGSTGGGMKVIRFLLLVKQGAREVRRLVHPSAQIPVKVNNKPMPDAVMDAVWGFFATYIAAFAVMMLILMATGLDQVTAFSAVAACINNLGPGLGEVGFHYADLNDLSKWVLSFAMLLGRLEIFTLLVLLTPAFWRR, via the coding sequence GTGCAGCTAGTTGCCATCCAGCGCATCCTGGGTTTGCTGCTGATCCTGTTCAGCAGCACCATGCTGCCGCCGGTGGTCGTATCCCTTGTCTACGACGACGGCTCGGCGGCGCCTTTCCTCGATGCCTTTGGCCTCATTCTTCTGGCAGGTCTGATCTTCTGGCTGCCGGTGCGCAGGCATCAGCGCGAGCTGCGGTTGCGCGACGGCTTCCTGGTGGTGGTCCTGTTCTGGGCAGTGCTGGGTCTGGTGGGCGCCGTGCCCTTTGCGCTCAGCGAGAACCCGCACATGTCGCTGACCGACTCGGTGTTCGAGTCATTGTCGGGGCTGACCACCACCGGCGCCACCGTGATCACCGGGATCGATCATCTGCCGCCTTCCATCCTGTTCTATCGCCAGGAGCTGCAGTGGCTGGGCGGCATGGGCATCATCGTGCTGGCAGTTGCGGTACTGCCCATGCTCGGCATCGGCGGCATGCAGCTGTATCGCGCGGAGACACCGGGGCCGATGAAGGATTCCAAGCTCACGCCGCGCATCACCGAGACGGCGAAGGCGCTCTGGTACATCTATCTCAGCCTGACCGTCGCTTGCGCGCTGGCCTACTGGCTGGCCGGCATGGAGCCCTTCGATGCCATTGCGCACAGCTTCTCGACCGTGGCCATCGGCGGTTTCTCCACCCATGATCTGAGCATCGGGTATTTTCAGAACCAGCTCATAGAGACGGTGGCGGTGGTCTTCATGCTGCTGTCGGGCATCAATTTCGCGCTGCACTTCACTGCCTGGCGCGCGCTCAGCCTGCGGCCCTACGCGGCCGATTCTGAGGTGCGTACCTATTTCGCGGTACTGGGCGGGGCCGCACTGATCACCGTGGCCTATCTCGCGTACACGGAGACCTTCGATGACTGGAGCGATACCCTGCATCACGGCATCTTCCAGGTGGTCTCCATCGGCACCACCACCGGCTTTACCACCACGGCCTATCATGTCTGGCCGGGCTTTCTGCCGGTGCTGCTGCTGTTCATCAGTTTCATCGGCGGCTGTGCCGGCTCCACCGGCGGCGGCATGAAGGTCATCCGGTTTCTGCTGCTGGTCAAGCAGGGCGCGCGCGAGGTGCGCCGGCTGGTCCACCCCAGTGCACAGATTCCGGTCAAGGTGAACAACAAGCCCATGCCGGACGCGGTGATGGACGCGGTGTGGGGCTTCTTCGCCACCTACATCGCGGCCTTCGCGGTGATGATGCTGATCCTGATGGCGACCGGACTGGACCAGGTCACCGCCTTCTCCGCCGTGGCTGCCTGCATCAACAACCTCGGCCCCGGACTCGGCGAAGTGGGGTTCCACTATGCCGATCTGAATGACCTGTCCAAATGGGTGCTGAGTTTCGCCATGCTGCTCGGGCGGCTGGAGATCTTCACTCTGCTGGTCCTGCTCACTCCGGCCTTCTGGCGCCGATGA
- a CDS encoding lysophospholipid acyltransferase family protein: protein MRVLLVKILLRFCALMPLRVDHAIGALIGSLLAWLPNPLRRVSERNLDLCLPELPAAERRRLLRQSLVETARTALETGPLWLWPADRIRPLIVEETGTEAIDAARAAGRGVLLAAPHLGSWELAGHFAAWRWGVTSLYRPPRLAGLEDLMCRGREHLGARLVPTDAHGVRSLYQTLREGGVVAILPDQEPGSGGGVFAPFFGIEAWTMLLLSRLARKTGAAVFFGYCERLPGGRYRMRFHPAPPDIADADPRTAASALNRGVAACVRECPAQYAWSYRRFRTRPPGEPPLYE from the coding sequence ATGCGCGTGCTTCTGGTCAAAATCCTGCTGCGTTTCTGCGCCCTGATGCCACTGCGGGTGGATCATGCCATCGGCGCGCTGATCGGCAGCCTGCTCGCCTGGCTTCCGAATCCGCTGCGCCGGGTCAGCGAGCGCAACCTGGACCTCTGCCTGCCCGAACTGCCCGCCGCGGAACGCCGGCGACTGCTGCGCCAGAGCCTGGTGGAGACGGCCCGCACCGCGCTGGAAACGGGACCCCTGTGGCTCTGGCCGGCCGATCGCATCCGGCCGCTGATCGTGGAGGAAACCGGCACCGAGGCCATCGATGCCGCCCGCGCCGCCGGCCGCGGCGTGCTGCTGGCCGCGCCCCACCTGGGCAGCTGGGAACTGGCCGGCCATTTCGCGGCCTGGCGCTGGGGGGTGACCAGCCTGTACCGGCCGCCGCGGCTGGCCGGCCTGGAAGACCTGATGTGCCGGGGCCGCGAGCACCTGGGCGCGCGGCTGGTGCCGACCGATGCCCACGGGGTGCGCTCGCTGTACCAGACGTTGCGCGAGGGCGGTGTGGTCGCCATCCTGCCCGACCAGGAACCGGGCAGTGGGGGCGGCGTGTTCGCGCCCTTCTTCGGCATCGAGGCCTGGACCATGCTGCTGCTGTCGCGGCTGGCCCGCAAGACGGGCGCGGCGGTGTTCTTCGGCTACTGTGAGCGCCTGCCTGGCGGGCGCTACCGCATGCGCTTCCATCCCGCGCCCCCGGACATCGCCGACGCCGACCCGCGCACTGCCGCCAGCGCACTCAACCGGGGCGTGGCGGCCTGCGTCCGTGAATGTCCGGCCCAGTACGCCTGGTCCTATCGCCGCTTCCGCACCCGCCCGCCCGGCGAACCGCCCCTGTACGAATAG
- a CDS encoding class I SAM-dependent methyltransferase, translating to MNEERRETWDRRHATAGGAPAAADVLRQNRHLLPARGMALDLACGRGGNALLLAAAGLETHAWDLSPVAIGALHAEAAARGLPIQAQVRDVVADPPPPEAFDVIVVSHFLERALAPALIEALRAGGLLFYQTFTRERVGDAGPRNPDYRLAPNELLELFRPLCLRVYREEGWLGDTGRGWRDRAMLVGERTG from the coding sequence ATGAACGAGGAGCGGCGCGAGACCTGGGACCGGCGCCACGCCACGGCCGGGGGCGCGCCCGCCGCTGCCGATGTGTTGCGCCAGAACCGTCACCTCCTCCCCGCCCGCGGCATGGCACTGGATCTCGCCTGCGGCCGCGGCGGCAATGCCCTGCTGCTGGCGGCGGCCGGGCTGGAGACCCATGCCTGGGACCTGTCGCCGGTGGCCATCGGAGCGCTGCACGCCGAGGCCGCAGCGCGGGGGCTGCCGATACAGGCGCAGGTGCGGGATGTGGTCGCCGACCCGCCGCCCCCCGAGGCCTTCGACGTGATCGTGGTCAGCCACTTTCTGGAGCGCGCACTGGCGCCGGCACTGATCGAGGCCCTGCGCGCCGGCGGCCTGCTGTTCTACCAGACCTTTACCCGCGAGCGGGTCGGTGACGCGGGCCCGCGCAATCCCGATTACCGGCTGGCCCCGAACGAGCTGCTCGAACTGTTCCGCCCCCTGTGCCTGCGCGTCTATCGCGAGGAAGGCTGGCTGGGCGACACCGGGCGCGGCTGGCGGGATCGCGCCATGCTGGTGGGCGAACGCACGGGCTGA
- a CDS encoding rhodanese-like domain-containing protein, whose translation MFFKKIGGFLLGGWLMAAAAPALAETTPENIEGTTRITAEELIELASSKPDLVIIDARKASDHEKGHIEGSIGLPDTETNEASLAAHIPSKDTPVVFYCNGVKCGRSVKSAKMAVALGYSDVYWFRGGWAEWTDKGYPVAK comes from the coding sequence ATGTTCTTCAAGAAGATTGGCGGTTTTCTCCTGGGTGGCTGGCTGATGGCCGCTGCGGCCCCGGCGCTGGCCGAAACCACGCCTGAAAACATCGAGGGCACGACGCGGATCACCGCGGAAGAGCTCATCGAACTGGCCTCCAGCAAGCCGGACCTGGTGATCATCGATGCCCGCAAGGCCAGCGATCACGAGAAGGGCCACATCGAGGGTTCGATCGGACTGCCGGACACCGAAACCAACGAGGCCTCGCTCGCCGCCCATATCCCCTCGAAGGACACGCCCGTGGTGTTCTACTGCAACGGCGTAAAGTGCGGCCGCAGCGTCAAGTCCGCCAAGATGGCCGTCGCCCTGGGCTACAGCGATGTCTACTGGTTCCGCGGCGGCTGGGCCGAGTGGACGGATAAGGGCTATCCCGTCGCCAAGTAG
- a CDS encoding methyl-accepting chemotaxis protein, which yields MRIENLSIKGVTIGLLVMLGAAAILFSALSVPQYREAAVNSGSSTLARIIEIAARRSLGDLEQLAVELGEGAQQERAFRPAVSRLARNPDDGEARASLRGLLDEQYRQRFVTANLLSLLQLRLYDTDLRPLVVAGAGNPALGGNGLPPALREQAAARRGAQRLQTLTYLWDSPAGPAFSVLLPVGGLRLLGYLEVVVDPAYNLKAVEDMLRAPLSIGAPGGETLYRSDAWRGDADGYVQVDYLLPANDGSPLLRLSIMENMAQLYADVNKTGWSVILETAAAMLAGLGLALYLLGRHLFAPIRALTDHMQRCATGDLTVQVESKGLKECKLLGEALANLVDNLRKNVNDIFGSSTQLASAAEELAAITAETGTAVDRQRSETEEASNAISEMTAAVQEVAQGAARAAEEARTADTEAAQGKDVVSGTATAIQALASEVDNASEVIRKLESDSEQINQILDVIRGIAEQTNLLALNAAIEAARAGEQGRGFAVVADEVRSLANRTQESTQEIQSMIERLQAGAVDAVEVMAKGSELANESVQMANKAGEALDRITRAVDVINNMNTQIAAAAEEQSAVAVEIDRNVANIRQIASTTADGTTQTASASDELARLATQLQQMVSHFRL from the coding sequence ATGCGTATCGAAAATCTTTCCATCAAGGGTGTGACGATCGGGCTTCTTGTGATGCTGGGCGCCGCCGCCATCCTCTTTTCGGCGCTCTCGGTGCCCCAGTATCGGGAAGCCGCCGTGAACTCGGGCTCGAGTACCCTGGCCCGGATTATCGAAATCGCCGCCCGCCGCAGTCTCGGCGATCTCGAGCAACTGGCCGTGGAACTGGGCGAGGGCGCGCAGCAGGAAAGGGCCTTCCGGCCGGCGGTCAGCCGCCTGGCCAGGAATCCCGATGACGGCGAGGCCAGAGCCAGCCTCAGGGGACTGCTGGACGAACAGTACCGGCAGCGCTTTGTCACCGCCAACCTCCTGTCCCTGTTGCAGCTTCGCCTGTACGACACCGACCTGCGGCCGCTGGTCGTGGCCGGCGCCGGCAATCCGGCGCTGGGCGGGAACGGCCTGCCGCCCGCCCTGCGCGAGCAGGCGGCCGCCCGCCGTGGCGCCCAGCGCCTGCAGACGCTGACCTACCTCTGGGACTCCCCGGCGGGTCCCGCCTTTTCCGTGCTGCTGCCCGTCGGCGGCCTGCGCCTGCTGGGCTATCTGGAGGTGGTCGTCGACCCGGCCTACAACCTGAAAGCGGTCGAGGACATGCTCCGGGCACCGCTGAGCATCGGGGCGCCCGGTGGCGAAACGCTCTACCGGAGCGATGCCTGGCGCGGCGACGCGGACGGCTATGTCCAGGTGGATTACCTGCTCCCCGCCAACGACGGATCGCCCCTGCTCAGGCTGTCCATCATGGAGAACATGGCGCAGCTCTACGCCGACGTGAACAAGACCGGCTGGAGCGTCATTCTGGAGACCGCGGCGGCCATGCTCGCCGGTCTGGGCCTTGCCCTGTACCTGCTGGGCCGCCACCTGTTTGCACCCATCCGCGCGCTGACCGACCACATGCAGCGCTGCGCCACGGGCGACCTGACGGTTCAGGTTGAAAGCAAGGGTCTGAAAGAGTGTAAGCTGCTCGGCGAGGCGCTGGCCAATCTCGTCGACAACCTGCGCAAGAACGTGAACGACATCTTCGGCAGCTCCACCCAGCTCGCCAGCGCGGCGGAGGAACTGGCAGCCATCACCGCGGAAACCGGGACCGCCGTGGACCGGCAACGGAGCGAAACGGAGGAAGCCTCCAACGCCATCAGCGAAATGACCGCCGCGGTCCAGGAAGTCGCCCAGGGCGCCGCCCGGGCGGCCGAGGAGGCCCGCACTGCCGACACCGAGGCCGCTCAGGGCAAGGACGTGGTGTCCGGTACCGCCACCGCCATCCAGGCGCTGGCCAGCGAGGTGGACAACGCCTCGGAGGTCATCCGCAAGCTGGAGAGCGACAGCGAGCAGATCAACCAGATCCTGGACGTCATCCGCGGCATTGCCGAACAGACCAACCTGCTGGCCCTGAACGCGGCCATCGAAGCGGCCCGCGCCGGCGAACAGGGACGTGGCTTCGCCGTGGTGGCCGACGAGGTCCGTTCGCTGGCCAACCGCACCCAGGAATCCACCCAGGAGATCCAGTCCATGATCGAACGGCTCCAGGCGGGCGCCGTCGACGCCGTGGAGGTCATGGCCAAGGGCAGCGAACTGGCCAACGAAAGCGTGCAGATGGCCAACAAGGCCGGCGAGGCGCTGGACCGCATCACCCGTGCGGTGGACGTCATCAACAACATGAACACCCAGATCGCCGCCGCCGCCGAGGAGCAGAGCGCCGTCGCCGTGGAGATCGACCGGAATGTCGCCAACATCCGCCAGATCGCCAGCACCACCGCCGACGGCACCACGCAGACGGCCAGTGCCAGCGACGAGCTGGCGCGGCTGGCGACCCAACTGCAACAGATGGTGTCGCACTTCAGGCTCTGA